Proteins from one Dromiciops gliroides isolate mDroGli1 chromosome 6, mDroGli1.pri, whole genome shotgun sequence genomic window:
- the STOX2 gene encoding storkhead-box protein 2 isoform X4, translated as MRMKTRKETEGERAEEECRDVWDWNRCSGGEDAWLWPPGWTPRRKRQWTLFQTLAWQGVRERKPLCDVSPISMSPISQSQFIPLGEILCLAISAMNSARKPVTPEALMEHLTTCFPGVPTPSQEILRHTLSMLVRERKIYPTPDGYFIVTPQTYFITPSLIRSNSKWYHLDERIPDRTQCTSPQPGTITPSTSGCVRDRTLPKNHCDSCHCCREDMHSMHASTLQRKAAKDCPPSLCQLPPTEKSKSTVNFSYKTETLSKPKDSEKQSKKFGLKLFRLSFKKDKTKQLTNFSAQFPPEEWPLRDEETPTTIPREVEMEIIRRINPDLTVENVMRHTALMKKLDEEKAQRSKTGSSAHHSGRSKKSRNHRKTHGKARSHSKTRGSKGGDPSDGSHLDITADRDYDLNDPLTRSPREGCFIVEHKGDHFITHSHPNMIEPHFPMTPEWDVSGELAKRRTEMPFPEPSRGSSHSKVHRSHSHTQDRRSRNERSNKAKERSRSMDNSKGPLGAVSLGTTEDIAEACSQDDPTLSQSYTDDSTLRPTQTVSHQRAHISSTNYKEVCIPEVVSGSIDPPNSCSLSEQSKPPESLPSYNELNACPTKASMDDYFQCNTSSETVLTAPSPLGKNKDDPDTLTLTDGMKKLSSSERQPQHPIREAVVHKEESPKGPGGGLAAISGPVADPVANGRLIPHHGAESISLDKIFSKDTLFKPLHSALSMNNYHKPTVSLLKAHPQSSPDALPGRCEILEQSLAASVSQAVPLSQRQQEAGGNQETSFDYYNVSDDDDSEEGAHKNAEEEKNRDDVGTMQWLLEREKERDLQRKFEKNLTLLAPKETDNSNSQRATHSARLDSMDSSSITVDSGFNSPR; from the exons GTGATGTCTCTCCAATCAGCATGTCTCCCATCAGTCAATCTCAGTTTATTCCACTTGGGGAAATCCTTTGCTTGGCCATCTCAGCAATGAACTCTGCAAGAAAACCTGTCACACCAGAAGCATTGATGGAACACCTGACTACTTGTTTTCCAG GTGTTCCAACTCCTAGCCAAGAAATCCTCCGGCACACGCTGAGCATGCTGGTTCGCGAGAGGAAAATCTACCCCACTCCGGATGGCTATTTTATTGTGACCCCACAGACTTATTTTATTACTCCTTCCCTCATAAGATCTAATAGTAAATGGTATCACTTGGATGAGAGGATCCCTGATAGGACTCAGTGTACCTCTCCACAGCCAGGAACCATCACACCCTCCACCTCGGGCTGTGTCAGGGACAGAACATTACCCAAAAACCACTGCGACTCTTGCCATTGTTGTAGAGAGGACATGCACAGCATGCATGCATCTACGCTGCAGAGGAAAGCTGCCAAGGACTGCCCCCCTTCGCTATGCCAATTGCCACCCactgaaaaaagtaaaagtaCTGTAAATTTTTCTTATAAGACAGAAACGCTTTCAAAACCTAAAGACAGtgaaaaacagtccaaaaaatTTGGGCTGAAGTTGTTTAGGCTAAGTTTTAAGAAAGACAAGACAAAACAACTAACTAACTTTTCCGCACAGTTCCCCCCAGAGGAGTGGCCTCTGAGAGACGAGGAGACACCCACTACCATCCCCAGAGAGGTAGAAATGGAGATTATCAGGCGCATTAACCCAGATCTGACCGTAGAGAACGTCATGAGGCACACTGCCCTAATGAAGAAACTCGATGAGGAAAAGGCTCAGAGGAGCAAAACCGGGTCATCCGCCCACCACAGCGGGAGGAGCAAGAAGAGCAGGAACCATCGCAAGACCCACGGGAAAGCTCGCTCCCACAGCAAGACGCGGGGCTCCAAAGGAGGGGACCCCTCCGACGGTTCTCATCTTGATATCACGGCAGACCGAGACTACGACCTGAACGACCCTCTGACCCGGTCGCCGCGGGAAGGCTGCTTCATCGTTGAACACAAAGGGGATCATTTCATCACGCACAGTCACCCTAACATGATTGAGCCTCATTTTCCCATGACGCCTGAATGGGATGTGTCTGGCGAACTGGCCAAGAGGAGGACTGAGATGCCTTTTCCTGAGCCTTCCCGGGGAAGTTCTCACTCGAAAGTTCATAGAAGTCACAGTCATACCCAGGATCGAAGGTCCCGGAATGAAAGGTCCAATAAAGCCAAGGAGAGATCCAGGTCCATGGATAATTCCAAAGGCCCTCTTGGTGCTGTTTCTTTAGGGACAACTGAGGACATCGCTGAAGCTTGTAGCCAAGACGACCCGACGCTTAGCCAGTCTTATACTGACGACAGTACTTTAAGGCCGACACAGACTGTCAGTCACCAAAGGGCTCACATTTCATCCACAAACTATAAAGAGGTGTGTATACCTGAAGTCGTCAGCGGCAGCATTGACCCCCCCAATTCTTGTAGCCTTTCGGAACAGAGCAAACCTCCAGAGAGTCTGCCATCTTATAATGAACTCAATGCTTGTCCAACCAAAGCTTCCATGGATGACTATTTTCAATGCAACACCTCCAGCGAGACGGTCCTCACTGCTCCATCGCCTTTGGGAAAGAACAAAGACGATCCTGACACTCTGACCCTAACTGACGGGATGAAAAAACTCTCTTCTTCTGAGAGGCAGCCCCAGCACCCCATCAGAGAAGCTGTGGTCCACAAAGAGGAGTCGCCCAAAGGGCCAGGGGGAGGCTTGGCGGCGATTTCTGGCCCGGTCGCGGACCCTGTGGCCAATGGACGACTGATCCCCCACCACGGCGCAGAGTCGATCAGCCTGGATAAGATATTCAGCAAAGACACGCTCTTCAAACCGCTGCACAGTGCCCTGTCCATGAACAATTACCACAAGCCGACCGTGTCCCTCCTGAAAGCTCACCCACAGTCATCTCCAGATGCCTTGCCAGGCCGCTGCGAGATCCTGGAGCAGTCCCTGGCGGCCTCCGTCTCCCAAGCGGTGCCCCTTTCCCAACGACAGCAGGAAGCTGGTGGGAACCAGGAAACTTCCTTTGACTACTACAACGTCTCAGATGATGATGACTCGGAGGAAGGCGCACACAAGAACGCGGAGGAAGAGAAGAATCGGGACGACGTGGGGACCATGCAGTGGCTGCTAGAgcgggaaaaagaaagagacctgCAGAGAAAGTTCGAGAAGAACCTCACTCTACTTGCCCCGAAGGAGACTGACAACAGCAACAGCCAGAGAGCAACACATTCTGCCCGTCTGGACAGCATGGACAGCAGCAGTATCACCGTGGACAGTGGATTTAATTCACCACGGTAA
- the STOX2 gene encoding storkhead-box protein 2 isoform X5: MSPISQSQFIPLGEILCLAISAMNSARKPVTPEALMEHLTTCFPGVPTPSQEILRHTLSMLVRERKIYPTPDGYFIVTPQTYFITPSLIRSNSKWYHLDERIPDRTQCTSPQPGTITPSTSGCVRDRTLPKNHCDSCHCCREDMHSMHASTLQRKAAKDCPPSLCQLPPTEKSKSTVNFSYKTETLSKPKDSEKQSKKFGLKLFRLSFKKDKTKQLTNFSAQFPPEEWPLRDEETPTTIPREVEMEIIRRINPDLTVENVMRHTALMKKLDEEKAQRSKTGSSAHHSGRSKKSRNHRKTHGKARSHSKTRGSKGGDPSDGSHLDITADRDYDLNDPLTRSPREGCFIVEHKGDHFITHSHPNMIEPHFPMTPEWDVSGELAKRRTEMPFPEPSRGSSHSKVHRSHSHTQDRRSRNERSNKAKERSRSMDNSKGPLGAVSLGTTEDIAEACSQDDPTLSQSYTDDSTLRPTQTVSHQRAHISSTNYKEVCIPEVVSGSIDPPNSCSLSEQSKPPESLPSYNELNACPTKASMDDYFQCNTSSETVLTAPSPLGKNKDDPDTLTLTDGMKKLSSSERQPQHPIREAVVHKEESPKGPGGGLAAISGPVADPVANGRLIPHHGAESISLDKIFSKDTLFKPLHSALSMNNYHKPTVSLLKAHPQSSPDALPGRCEILEQSLAASVSQAVPLSQRQQEAGGNQETSFDYYNVSDDDDSEEGAHKNAEEEKNRDDVGTMQWLLEREKERDLQRKFEKNLTLLAPKETDNSNSQRATHSARLDSMDSSSITVDSGFNSPRTRESLASNTSSIVESNRRQNPTLSPAHIGAAPAFSFRTSTDPSANEAEKLPKPSCLQASVTSV; this comes from the exons ATGTCTCCCATCAGTCAATCTCAGTTTATTCCACTTGGGGAAATCCTTTGCTTGGCCATCTCAGCAATGAACTCTGCAAGAAAACCTGTCACACCAGAAGCATTGATGGAACACCTGACTACTTGTTTTCCAG GTGTTCCAACTCCTAGCCAAGAAATCCTCCGGCACACGCTGAGCATGCTGGTTCGCGAGAGGAAAATCTACCCCACTCCGGATGGCTATTTTATTGTGACCCCACAGACTTATTTTATTACTCCTTCCCTCATAAGATCTAATAGTAAATGGTATCACTTGGATGAGAGGATCCCTGATAGGACTCAGTGTACCTCTCCACAGCCAGGAACCATCACACCCTCCACCTCGGGCTGTGTCAGGGACAGAACATTACCCAAAAACCACTGCGACTCTTGCCATTGTTGTAGAGAGGACATGCACAGCATGCATGCATCTACGCTGCAGAGGAAAGCTGCCAAGGACTGCCCCCCTTCGCTATGCCAATTGCCACCCactgaaaaaagtaaaagtaCTGTAAATTTTTCTTATAAGACAGAAACGCTTTCAAAACCTAAAGACAGtgaaaaacagtccaaaaaatTTGGGCTGAAGTTGTTTAGGCTAAGTTTTAAGAAAGACAAGACAAAACAACTAACTAACTTTTCCGCACAGTTCCCCCCAGAGGAGTGGCCTCTGAGAGACGAGGAGACACCCACTACCATCCCCAGAGAGGTAGAAATGGAGATTATCAGGCGCATTAACCCAGATCTGACCGTAGAGAACGTCATGAGGCACACTGCCCTAATGAAGAAACTCGATGAGGAAAAGGCTCAGAGGAGCAAAACCGGGTCATCCGCCCACCACAGCGGGAGGAGCAAGAAGAGCAGGAACCATCGCAAGACCCACGGGAAAGCTCGCTCCCACAGCAAGACGCGGGGCTCCAAAGGAGGGGACCCCTCCGACGGTTCTCATCTTGATATCACGGCAGACCGAGACTACGACCTGAACGACCCTCTGACCCGGTCGCCGCGGGAAGGCTGCTTCATCGTTGAACACAAAGGGGATCATTTCATCACGCACAGTCACCCTAACATGATTGAGCCTCATTTTCCCATGACGCCTGAATGGGATGTGTCTGGCGAACTGGCCAAGAGGAGGACTGAGATGCCTTTTCCTGAGCCTTCCCGGGGAAGTTCTCACTCGAAAGTTCATAGAAGTCACAGTCATACCCAGGATCGAAGGTCCCGGAATGAAAGGTCCAATAAAGCCAAGGAGAGATCCAGGTCCATGGATAATTCCAAAGGCCCTCTTGGTGCTGTTTCTTTAGGGACAACTGAGGACATCGCTGAAGCTTGTAGCCAAGACGACCCGACGCTTAGCCAGTCTTATACTGACGACAGTACTTTAAGGCCGACACAGACTGTCAGTCACCAAAGGGCTCACATTTCATCCACAAACTATAAAGAGGTGTGTATACCTGAAGTCGTCAGCGGCAGCATTGACCCCCCCAATTCTTGTAGCCTTTCGGAACAGAGCAAACCTCCAGAGAGTCTGCCATCTTATAATGAACTCAATGCTTGTCCAACCAAAGCTTCCATGGATGACTATTTTCAATGCAACACCTCCAGCGAGACGGTCCTCACTGCTCCATCGCCTTTGGGAAAGAACAAAGACGATCCTGACACTCTGACCCTAACTGACGGGATGAAAAAACTCTCTTCTTCTGAGAGGCAGCCCCAGCACCCCATCAGAGAAGCTGTGGTCCACAAAGAGGAGTCGCCCAAAGGGCCAGGGGGAGGCTTGGCGGCGATTTCTGGCCCGGTCGCGGACCCTGTGGCCAATGGACGACTGATCCCCCACCACGGCGCAGAGTCGATCAGCCTGGATAAGATATTCAGCAAAGACACGCTCTTCAAACCGCTGCACAGTGCCCTGTCCATGAACAATTACCACAAGCCGACCGTGTCCCTCCTGAAAGCTCACCCACAGTCATCTCCAGATGCCTTGCCAGGCCGCTGCGAGATCCTGGAGCAGTCCCTGGCGGCCTCCGTCTCCCAAGCGGTGCCCCTTTCCCAACGACAGCAGGAAGCTGGTGGGAACCAGGAAACTTCCTTTGACTACTACAACGTCTCAGATGATGATGACTCGGAGGAAGGCGCACACAAGAACGCGGAGGAAGAGAAGAATCGGGACGACGTGGGGACCATGCAGTGGCTGCTAGAgcgggaaaaagaaagagacctgCAGAGAAAGTTCGAGAAGAACCTCACTCTACTTGCCCCGAAGGAGACTGACAACAGCAACAGCCAGAGAGCAACACATTCTGCCCGTCTGGACAGCATGGACAGCAGCAGTATCACCGTGGACAGTGGATTTAATTCACCACG